A portion of the Rhodococcus pseudokoreensis genome contains these proteins:
- a CDS encoding YebC/PmpR family DNA-binding transcriptional regulator yields the protein MSGHSKWATTKHKKAVIDAKRGKAFAKLIKNIEVAARTGGGDPAGNPTLYDAIQKAKKTSVPNDNIERARKRGAGEEAGGADWQTIMYEGYGPNGVAVLIECLTDNRNRAAGEVRTAMTRNGGNMADPGSVSYLFTRKGVVTLEKGDQNEDDVLMAVLDAGAEEVTDLGETFEIVSEPTDLVAVRSALQEAGIDYDSAEADFRASVEVPVDADGARKVFKLVDALEESDDVQNVYTNVDLSDEVLAELDD from the coding sequence ATGAGCGGCCACTCCAAATGGGCCACCACCAAGCACAAGAAGGCTGTGATCGACGCCAAGCGTGGCAAAGCCTTCGCGAAGCTGATCAAGAACATCGAGGTGGCGGCCCGTACCGGCGGTGGCGACCCTGCGGGAAACCCCACCCTGTACGACGCCATCCAGAAGGCCAAGAAGACGTCGGTCCCCAACGACAACATCGAGCGTGCCCGCAAGCGCGGCGCCGGTGAAGAAGCGGGCGGCGCCGACTGGCAGACCATCATGTACGAGGGCTACGGACCCAACGGCGTCGCCGTGCTCATCGAGTGCCTGACCGACAACCGCAACCGCGCGGCCGGCGAGGTGCGGACCGCGATGACCCGCAACGGCGGGAACATGGCCGACCCGGGTTCGGTGTCCTACCTGTTCACCCGCAAGGGCGTCGTCACCCTGGAGAAGGGCGACCAGAACGAGGACGACGTGCTGATGGCGGTCCTCGACGCGGGCGCCGAAGAGGTCACCGATCTGGGCGAGACGTTCGAGATCGTGAGCGAGCCGACGGACCTCGTGGCCGTGCGCAGCGCTCTGCAGGAGGCGGGCATCGACTACGACTCCGCCGAGGCCGACTTCCGCGCATCCGTCGAGGTCCCGGTCGACGCGGACGGGGCCCGCAAAGTGTTCAAGCTCGTCGACGCGCTCGAAGAGTCCGACGACGTGCAGAACGTCTACACCAACGTCGACCTCTCCGACGAGGTGCTCGCCGAACTCGACGACTGA
- a CDS encoding NUDIX hydrolase: MTLSALTILVLALVAAVVLAIGLWAYGTANRLDRLHVRSDLSWQALDAALARRAVVVRAAAAAMDPPEGRSLAALAARAERSDRADREIAENALSSALSSLDPDTLRPQLVAELADAEARVLIARRFHNDAVRDTLALRTRRPVRWLHLGGTAPLPTYFEITERSSAAAVTEGLSLDSVRTSARVVLLDGEGRVLLLRGHDPTVPDIYYWFTIGGAVEKGENLRAAAVREIAEETGHTASAESLRGPMWRRVAIFSWNGQLIRSEELFFALRTDGFEPHHGGFTELESRTITGHRWCTADTVRELAAAGEAVYPHDLADLLDEAEAVAVATDDPEVRAIT; this comes from the coding sequence GTGACCCTCTCCGCCCTCACGATCCTGGTTCTCGCGCTGGTCGCGGCCGTCGTCCTTGCGATCGGCCTGTGGGCGTACGGCACAGCCAACCGCCTCGACCGCCTGCACGTCCGCTCCGACCTGTCCTGGCAGGCCCTCGACGCGGCCCTCGCCCGCCGGGCGGTGGTCGTCCGCGCGGCGGCCGCGGCGATGGACCCACCCGAGGGCAGGTCGCTGGCCGCGCTGGCGGCCAGGGCCGAACGGTCGGACCGGGCCGACCGGGAGATCGCCGAGAACGCGTTGTCCAGCGCACTCTCGTCGCTCGACCCGGACACCCTGCGCCCCCAATTGGTGGCGGAACTCGCCGACGCCGAGGCGCGGGTGCTGATCGCCCGCCGCTTCCACAACGATGCCGTCCGCGACACCCTCGCGCTGCGCACCCGGCGGCCCGTCCGATGGCTGCACCTCGGCGGCACGGCCCCGCTGCCGACGTACTTCGAGATCACCGAACGCTCGTCCGCGGCCGCCGTCACCGAGGGTCTGTCCCTCGACTCCGTCCGCACCTCCGCCCGGGTGGTGCTGCTCGACGGTGAGGGCCGGGTGCTGCTGCTGCGGGGACACGACCCCACCGTCCCCGACATCTACTACTGGTTCACGATCGGCGGCGCCGTCGAGAAGGGCGAGAACCTCCGCGCGGCCGCGGTCCGGGAGATCGCCGAGGAGACCGGGCACACCGCATCGGCCGAGTCGCTACGCGGACCGATGTGGCGCCGGGTGGCGATCTTCTCCTGGAACGGGCAGCTCATCCGCTCCGAGGAACTGTTCTTCGCGTTGCGCACCGACGGGTTCGAGCCGCATCACGGCGGCTTCACCGAACTCGAGAGCCGCACCATCACCGGTCACCGGTGGTGCACCGCCGACACGGTGCGCGAACTGGCGGCGGCGGGTGAGGCCGTGTACCCGCACGACCTCGCGGATCTCCTCGACGAGGCCGAAGCGGTCGCCGTTGCCACCGACGACCCCGAGGTGCGCGCGATCACCTGA
- a CDS encoding phosphatidylinositol mannoside acyltransferase: MSGVSERLSDLGYAAGWRLVRALPEKAAVTLFDKGADFAVRNGGPDQLRRNLARVLGVPAAEVPDTLMRASMRSYARYWREAFRLPSMDLVKTGAALDELIEGQQHLDAAKEAGTGAILALPHSGNWDMAGVWCAQHWGGLSTVAERLKPESLYQRFVDYREGLGFEIFPLSGGEHPPFVELSERLRDNGIVCLLGERDLAKKGVPVTFFGEPTRMPAGPAKLAIDTGAPLLPVHCWFTDGGWGFRIDPPIDTTAGVAAATQALADRFEANIAAHPEDWHMLQPLWLSDLSQARLSRMESS, translated from the coding sequence GTGAGCGGCGTGTCCGAACGCCTCAGCGACCTGGGGTACGCGGCAGGCTGGCGGCTGGTGCGTGCACTGCCCGAGAAGGCCGCGGTCACCCTGTTCGACAAGGGAGCGGACTTCGCCGTCCGGAACGGTGGCCCGGACCAGTTGCGCCGCAATCTCGCCCGGGTGCTGGGTGTGCCCGCCGCGGAGGTGCCGGACACGCTGATGCGGGCGTCGATGCGGTCCTACGCGCGGTACTGGCGGGAGGCCTTCCGGCTGCCGTCGATGGATCTGGTGAAGACCGGCGCCGCCCTCGACGAGCTGATCGAGGGACAGCAGCACCTCGACGCCGCAAAAGAAGCGGGCACGGGCGCGATTCTCGCACTTCCGCACAGCGGCAATTGGGACATGGCCGGCGTGTGGTGCGCCCAGCACTGGGGTGGCCTGTCCACGGTCGCCGAACGGCTGAAACCCGAATCGCTGTACCAGCGGTTCGTCGACTACCGCGAAGGCCTCGGCTTCGAGATCTTCCCGCTCAGCGGCGGCGAGCACCCCCCGTTCGTGGAATTGTCGGAGCGGCTGCGGGACAACGGCATCGTGTGCCTGCTCGGTGAACGCGACCTGGCGAAGAAGGGGGTCCCGGTGACGTTCTTCGGGGAACCGACCCGGATGCCCGCCGGTCCCGCCAAGCTGGCGATCGACACCGGTGCGCCGCTGCTGCCGGTGCACTGCTGGTTCACCGACGGCGGGTGGGGTTTCCGCATCGACCCGCCGATCGACACGACCGCGGGAGTGGCCGCGGCGACCCAGGCCCTGGCGGACCGGTTCGAGGCCAACATCGCCGCCCATCCCGAGGACTGGCACATGCTCCAGCCGCTGTGGCTGTCCGATCTGTCGCAGGCGAGGCTCTCCCGCATGGAGAGCTCGTGA
- a CDS encoding GntR family transcriptional regulator, protein MLMRVDHGSSTPLGEQIAANVRGAFLRGEIGAGDRLPSARALAESVDVNLHTVLRAYAALRDEGLIDLRRGRGAVVRADTDPIRTGLTEAARTFVAEARRLGLDTEQMLDVIKETTRQ, encoded by the coding sequence ATGTTGATGCGAGTCGACCACGGTTCCAGCACCCCACTGGGCGAACAGATCGCCGCCAATGTGCGCGGTGCGTTCCTGCGCGGCGAGATCGGTGCGGGCGACCGGCTCCCCTCCGCCCGGGCACTGGCCGAGTCCGTCGACGTCAACCTCCACACGGTGCTGCGCGCGTACGCCGCCCTCCGCGACGAGGGGCTGATCGACCTCCGCCGGGGCCGGGGCGCGGTCGTCCGCGCCGACACCGACCCGATTCGCACCGGATTGACCGAAGCCGCACGCACTTTCGTCGCCGAGGCCCGGCGCCTCGGACTCGACACCGAACAGATGCTCGACGTGATCAAGGAGACCACCAGACAATGA
- a CDS encoding acyl-CoA thioesterase: MATIEEILEVERLEENIFRGIATETMLPRTFGGQVAGQALVAAVRTVEPRFAVHSLHGYFLRPGNPAMPIVYLVDRIRDGRSFVTRRVSAVQDGQAIFTMSASFQVADVGIEHQDEMPVVPPPDSLPFASESEDPEIAWLAREWSDWDIRIVGHGEVDRIRGAAAQQQAWFRSRRTLPDDPVFHVCALAYMSDMTLIGSAMTPHPGVEIDSASLDHALWFLRPFRADEWLLYDQTSPSAGFGRGLAQGRIFDRKGNLVAAVVQEGLTRFLRTT; the protein is encoded by the coding sequence ATGGCGACGATCGAAGAGATCCTGGAAGTGGAACGCCTCGAGGAGAACATCTTCCGGGGCATAGCGACCGAGACCATGCTTCCCCGCACCTTCGGCGGTCAGGTGGCCGGTCAGGCACTCGTGGCGGCGGTCCGCACGGTCGAACCCCGGTTCGCGGTGCATTCGCTGCACGGCTACTTCCTCCGTCCCGGCAACCCCGCGATGCCGATCGTGTACCTCGTGGACCGGATCCGGGACGGTCGCTCGTTCGTCACCCGGCGGGTCAGCGCCGTGCAGGACGGCCAGGCCATCTTCACGATGTCGGCGTCCTTCCAGGTGGCGGACGTGGGCATCGAGCACCAGGACGAGATGCCGGTGGTCCCGCCGCCGGATTCGCTGCCGTTCGCCAGTGAGTCCGAAGACCCGGAGATCGCCTGGCTCGCCCGGGAGTGGTCCGACTGGGACATCCGGATCGTCGGACACGGCGAGGTCGACCGCATCCGCGGTGCGGCCGCGCAGCAGCAGGCGTGGTTCCGGTCCCGCAGGACACTGCCCGACGACCCCGTGTTCCATGTGTGCGCGCTGGCGTACATGAGTGACATGACGCTCATCGGTTCCGCGATGACACCGCATCCCGGTGTCGAGATCGACAGTGCCTCACTCGATCACGCGCTGTGGTTCCTGCGCCCGTTCCGGGCCGACGAATGGCTGCTGTACGACCAGACGTCGCCGTCCGCCGGTTTCGGCCGGGGTCTCGCGCAGGGACGGATCTTCGATCGGAAGGGGAACCTGGTCGCCGCCGTGGTGCAGGAAGGGCTGACCCGGTTCCTGCGCACGACGTGA
- a CDS encoding HIT family protein, producing the protein MTGGDDVTADEMLGGPGRLVDRGPGEPDHLQRIWSPHRMSYIAETPKSKDVPNEPFIDIPKMDDEDGLIVARGEHVYAVLNLYPYNPGHLMVVPYRKVAALEDLTEAESAELMSFTQQALRVIKRVSRPDGFNVGLNLGAAAGGSLAEHLHQHIVPRWGGDANFITVLAGVKVMPQLLRETRGLLAKAWNE; encoded by the coding sequence ATGACCGGAGGTGACGACGTGACGGCCGACGAGATGCTCGGCGGTCCCGGCCGCCTCGTCGACCGCGGCCCCGGCGAGCCCGATCACCTTCAGCGGATCTGGTCGCCGCACCGCATGTCGTACATCGCCGAGACACCGAAGTCGAAGGACGTCCCGAACGAGCCGTTCATCGACATCCCGAAGATGGACGACGAGGACGGGCTGATCGTCGCCCGCGGGGAGCACGTGTACGCGGTGCTGAACCTGTACCCGTACAACCCGGGGCACCTGATGGTGGTTCCCTACCGCAAGGTCGCGGCGCTGGAGGACCTGACGGAGGCGGAAAGCGCCGAGCTGATGTCGTTCACGCAGCAGGCGCTGCGCGTGATCAAGCGGGTGTCGCGACCGGACGGTTTCAACGTCGGCCTCAATCTCGGTGCGGCGGCGGGCGGTTCGCTCGCCGAGCACCTGCATCAGCACATCGTTCCGCGCTGGGGCGGGGACGCGAACTTCATCACGGTCCTCGCCGGGGTCAAGGTCATGCCGCAGTTGCTGCGCGAGACCCGGGGGCTGCTGGCGAAGGCCTGGAATGAATGA
- the pgsA gene encoding phosphatidylinositol phosphate synthase, which translates to MLSFFGRASVSKVTAPLGKALVKTGLTPDSVTVIGTVATVAGAVTLFPSGHLFWGAMFIWLFVMFDMLDGAMARARGGGTRYGAVLDATCDRVADGAIFAGLAWWAVYHENSKPLLIATLLCLVTSQVISYAKARAEASGLSADGGLIERPDRLIIVLVGAGVTGLGVPWAVHVAMWLLSVGSVITVFQRVLAVRRSPGARDVLPLPPADATPEDGQATAQ; encoded by the coding sequence GTGCTGAGCTTCTTCGGACGGGCATCCGTGTCCAAGGTGACGGCGCCGCTGGGGAAGGCCCTGGTCAAGACCGGGCTCACCCCCGATTCCGTCACTGTCATCGGCACCGTGGCGACCGTGGCGGGCGCCGTCACGCTGTTTCCCAGCGGACATCTGTTCTGGGGAGCGATGTTCATCTGGCTGTTCGTGATGTTCGACATGCTGGACGGTGCGATGGCACGCGCACGGGGCGGCGGAACCCGGTACGGCGCCGTCCTCGACGCCACCTGCGACCGGGTGGCCGACGGCGCGATCTTCGCCGGTCTCGCCTGGTGGGCGGTCTACCACGAGAACAGCAAACCGCTGCTGATCGCGACGCTGCTGTGCCTGGTCACCTCGCAGGTGATCTCGTACGCCAAGGCGCGCGCCGAGGCGAGCGGACTGTCCGCCGACGGCGGGCTCATCGAGCGACCCGATCGGCTGATCATCGTGCTCGTAGGCGCCGGCGTCACGGGACTCGGAGTGCCGTGGGCCGTGCACGTCGCGATGTGGTTGCTGTCGGTGGGCAGCGTGATCACCGTGTTCCAGCGGGTTCTGGCGGTCCGTAGGTCGCCGGGGGCGCGGGACGTGCTGCCTCTACCGCCCGCGGACGCGACGCCGGAAGACGGACAGGCGACCGCGCAGTGA
- a CDS encoding glycosyltransferase family 4 protein yields MKIGMVCPYSFDVPGGVQAHVVDLAEVLIERGHKVSVLAPASDDVDLPGFVVSAGRALAIPYNGSVARLSFGPAASARVRRWISDNDFDVLHIHEPNAPSLSMLAMRVAEGPIVATFHTSTTKSLVLSTFQGVLQPYLEKISGRIAVSELARRWQVESLGSDAVEIPNGVDVPAFANAEPLPGYPRPGKTILFLGRYDEPRKGMAVLLKALPALVEKYPDLEVLVVGRGDEDKLRREAGPVFGHLRLLGQVDDAEKASALRSADVYCAPNLGGESFGIVLVEAMAAGAAVVASELDAFRRVLRDGQAGVLVPVGDAAALAAGIDSVLGDPERSAALTDAGRTVVTEYDWPVVAEQILRVYETVTVGRDGVREVGS; encoded by the coding sequence GTGAAGATCGGCATGGTCTGCCCGTACTCGTTCGACGTCCCGGGCGGAGTGCAGGCCCACGTCGTCGACCTCGCGGAGGTCCTGATCGAGCGCGGGCACAAGGTGAGCGTCCTGGCGCCTGCGTCCGACGACGTCGACCTGCCCGGGTTCGTCGTGTCGGCGGGGCGCGCCCTCGCCATTCCCTACAACGGTTCGGTGGCCCGGCTGAGTTTCGGCCCCGCCGCGAGTGCCCGGGTCCGGCGCTGGATCTCGGACAACGACTTCGACGTCCTGCACATCCACGAGCCCAACGCGCCGAGCCTGTCGATGCTCGCCATGCGGGTGGCCGAGGGCCCCATCGTGGCGACGTTCCACACCTCGACCACGAAGTCGTTGGTGTTGAGCACGTTTCAGGGTGTGCTCCAGCCGTACCTGGAGAAGATCAGCGGTCGCATCGCGGTGTCGGAACTCGCGCGACGCTGGCAGGTGGAATCGCTCGGCTCCGACGCCGTCGAAATCCCCAACGGGGTCGACGTCCCGGCGTTCGCGAACGCCGAACCGCTGCCCGGCTACCCGCGCCCCGGAAAGACCATCCTCTTCCTCGGACGCTACGACGAGCCCCGCAAGGGTATGGCCGTGCTCCTGAAGGCGCTGCCCGCGCTGGTCGAGAAGTATCCCGACCTCGAGGTGCTGGTGGTCGGCCGCGGCGACGAGGACAAGTTGCGCCGCGAGGCGGGCCCGGTGTTCGGGCACCTGCGTCTGCTCGGCCAGGTCGACGACGCCGAGAAGGCGTCGGCGCTGCGGAGCGCCGACGTGTACTGCGCCCCCAACCTCGGCGGTGAGAGCTTCGGCATCGTGCTGGTGGAGGCGATGGCCGCCGGAGCCGCCGTCGTCGCGAGCGAACTGGACGCGTTCCGCCGGGTCCTGCGGGACGGCCAGGCGGGTGTGCTGGTGCCGGTGGGGGATGCGGCCGCGCTCGCCGCCGGGATCGACTCGGTCCTGGGCGACCCGGAGCGCAGCGCCGCGCTCACCGACGCCGGCCGCACGGTGGTCACCGAATACGACTGGCCGGTGGTGGCCGAGCAGATCCTGCGCGTCTACGAGACGGTCACCGTCGGCCGCGACGGCGTCCGGGAGGTCGGCTCGTGA
- the pdxS gene encoding pyridoxal 5'-phosphate synthase lyase subunit PdxS — protein sequence MSTPDTTPTTGTARVKRGMAEMLKGGVIMDVVTPDQAKIAEDAGAVAVMALERVPADIRAQGGVSRMSDPDMIDGIISAVSIPVMAKARIGHFVEAQILQSLGVDYVDESEVLTPADYANHIDKWKFTVPFVCGATNLGEALRRITEGAAMIRSKGEAGTGDVSNATTHMRTIGGEIRRLTSLSEDELYVAAKELQAPYDLVVEVAKAGKLPVTMFTAGGIATPADAAMMMQLGAEGVFVGSGIFKSGNPAERAAAIVKATTFFDDPDVLAKVSRGLGEAMVGINVDDIPVPHRLAERGW from the coding sequence GTGAGCACCCCCGACACCACCCCCACCACCGGTACGGCGCGCGTCAAGCGCGGCATGGCCGAGATGTTGAAGGGCGGGGTCATCATGGACGTCGTCACCCCCGACCAGGCGAAGATCGCCGAGGACGCCGGTGCCGTCGCGGTGATGGCACTCGAGCGGGTGCCCGCTGACATTCGCGCCCAGGGCGGCGTGTCCCGGATGAGCGACCCGGACATGATCGACGGCATCATCTCCGCCGTGTCGATCCCGGTGATGGCCAAGGCCCGGATCGGGCACTTCGTCGAGGCGCAGATCCTGCAGTCGCTCGGTGTCGACTACGTCGACGAGTCCGAGGTCCTGACGCCGGCCGACTACGCCAACCACATCGACAAGTGGAAGTTCACCGTTCCGTTCGTCTGTGGTGCCACCAATCTCGGTGAGGCGCTGCGCCGGATCACCGAGGGTGCGGCGATGATCCGTTCGAAGGGTGAGGCCGGCACCGGTGACGTGTCCAACGCGACCACCCACATGCGCACGATCGGCGGGGAGATCCGCCGGCTGACGTCGCTGAGCGAGGACGAGCTGTACGTGGCGGCCAAGGAGCTGCAGGCCCCGTACGACCTGGTCGTCGAGGTCGCCAAGGCCGGCAAGTTGCCGGTCACCATGTTCACCGCCGGTGGCATCGCCACCCCGGCGGACGCGGCGATGATGATGCAGCTCGGCGCGGAGGGTGTGTTCGTCGGCTCGGGCATCTTCAAGTCGGGCAACCCGGCCGAGCGGGCCGCGGCGATCGTGAAGGCGACCACGTTCTTCGACGACCCGGACGTTCTCGCGAAGGTCTCCCGCGGGCTGGGCGAGGCGATGGTCGGTATCAACGTCGACGACATCCCCGTCCCGCACCGGCTCGCCGAACGCGGCTGGTGA
- a CDS encoding acyl-CoA thioesterase, translated as MASIEDILELEALEKDIFRGSVHPSVLKRTFGGQVAGQSLVSAVRTVDERFEVHSLHGYFLRPGNPVEPTVYLVDRIRDGRSFCTRRVTGIQDGKAIFTMSASFHSGDEGIEHQDTMPPVPEPEELVDAQTVEEMAATDLYREWKEWDVRIVPADATRKTPGIAAQQRVWMRYRDKLPDDQVFHICTLAYLSDMTLLGASKVPHPGVVTQTASLDHAMWFLRPFRADEWLLYDQTSPSAGFGRALTQGRMFDRNGTMVAAVVQEGLTRIQRDQDQRDIETGNMA; from the coding sequence ATGGCGAGCATCGAGGACATTCTCGAACTCGAAGCGCTGGAGAAAGACATCTTCCGCGGCTCGGTTCATCCGTCCGTGCTGAAGAGGACGTTCGGCGGGCAGGTCGCCGGTCAGTCGCTGGTTTCCGCCGTCCGCACCGTCGACGAGCGATTCGAGGTGCACTCCCTGCACGGGTACTTCCTGCGCCCCGGAAATCCGGTGGAACCCACCGTGTACCTGGTCGACCGGATCCGGGACGGCCGGTCGTTCTGCACCCGGCGGGTCACCGGCATCCAGGACGGCAAGGCGATCTTCACCATGTCGGCGTCGTTCCACTCGGGGGACGAGGGCATCGAGCACCAGGACACGATGCCGCCGGTGCCCGAGCCCGAAGAGCTCGTCGACGCACAGACCGTCGAGGAGATGGCCGCCACCGATCTCTACCGGGAGTGGAAGGAATGGGACGTCCGTATCGTTCCGGCCGACGCCACCAGGAAGACGCCCGGAATCGCCGCGCAGCAACGCGTGTGGATGCGCTACCGCGACAAGCTGCCCGACGATCAGGTCTTCCACATCTGCACCCTCGCCTACCTCAGTGACATGACGCTCCTCGGCGCGTCGAAGGTCCCGCACCCGGGAGTGGTCACCCAGACCGCGTCGCTCGACCACGCCATGTGGTTCCTGCGCCCGTTCCGCGCCGACGAGTGGCTGCTCTACGACCAGACCTCACCCTCCGCCGGCTTCGGCCGCGCCCTCACCCAGGGCCGCATGTTCGACCGGAACGGCACCATGGTCGCCGCCGTGGTGCAGGAGGGGTTGACCCGCATCCAGCGCGATCAGGACCAGCGCGACATCGAGACAGGAAACATGGCATGA
- the pdxT gene encoding pyridoxal 5'-phosphate synthase glutaminase subunit PdxT: protein MTRPLVGVLALQGDVREHLAALNDSGADAVGIRRPEELEKIDGLVIPGGESTTMSKLLQIFELLEPLKARLRDGLPAYGSCAGMILLASEILDTRPDAQHLGAIDMTVRRNAFGRQVDSFESDLEFEGIVGDPMRAVFIRAPWVERVGDDVQVLARVPESGGAAAGRIVAVRQGSVVATSFHPEVTGDRRVHELFVDIVRGV, encoded by the coding sequence ATGACCCGCCCCCTCGTCGGAGTACTCGCCCTGCAGGGCGACGTCCGTGAACACCTTGCTGCACTGAATGATTCGGGCGCCGATGCCGTGGGCATCCGTCGCCCGGAGGAGCTCGAGAAGATCGACGGCCTGGTGATCCCGGGCGGTGAGTCGACGACGATGAGCAAGCTGCTGCAGATCTTCGAACTGCTCGAGCCGCTGAAGGCCCGCCTGCGCGACGGGTTGCCCGCCTACGGGTCCTGCGCCGGGATGATCCTCCTCGCGAGCGAGATCCTCGACACGAGACCCGACGCCCAGCACCTCGGCGCCATCGACATGACCGTGCGCCGCAACGCCTTCGGCCGTCAGGTCGATTCCTTCGAGTCCGACCTCGAATTCGAGGGGATCGTCGGCGACCCGATGCGGGCCGTGTTCATCCGGGCCCCGTGGGTGGAGCGCGTCGGCGACGACGTCCAGGTCCTCGCCCGGGTGCCCGAGTCGGGTGGCGCGGCCGCCGGACGCATCGTGGCCGTGCGGCAGGGTTCCGTGGTGGCGACGTCGTTCCACCCGGAGGTCACGGGGGACCGGCGAGTGCACGAGTTGTTCGTCGACATCGTCCGCGGGGTCTAA